Proteins co-encoded in one Arachis hypogaea cultivar Tifrunner chromosome 13, arahy.Tifrunner.gnm2.J5K5, whole genome shotgun sequence genomic window:
- the LOC112737768 gene encoding pentatricopeptide repeat-containing protein At4g21300 isoform X2, producing MSDINVLGSRIAGLYVLCGSIRDARNLFFRLELGYALPWNWMIRGFVMLGWHDFALLFYFMMLGSGVSPDKYTFPYIIKACGGSNNVALAKMVHNTIRPIGIDVDLFVGSALIKLYADNGCIYDARQVFDELSVRDCVLWNVMLNGYVTSGDFNNAIETFQEMRNCYIKPNSVTFTCMLSLCSTRGMFYVGTQLHGLVIRSGFQHDSQVANTLLSMYSKCGNLVDARRLFDSMPQTDTVTWNGLIAGYVQNGLADEALTLFNAMISASVKPDSITFASFLPSIVESGSSSTKHCKEIHGYIVRHRIPFDVYLKSSLIDVYLKNRDVDMACKIFQQNTSVDVAVCTAMISGYVLNGLYIDAIDFFRWLVQKGMVPNCLTMAAVLPACAASASLRLGKELHCDILKNQLDSVLHVGSAITDMYSKCGRLDLAYQFFRRMPERDSVCWNSMIASFSQNGKPEMAINIFRGMGRSGTKFDSVSLSSALSASANIPALYSGKEMHGFVIRNAFTSDTIVASALIDMYSKCGKLAMAQYVFDLMYWRNEISWNSIIAAYGNHGHPRECLDLFHEMLKAGIHPDHVTFLVIISACAHAGLVDEGISYFRCMTESYGICAKMEHYACMVDLYGRAGRLHEAFNTIKSMPLAPDAGVWGTLLGACRVHGNVELARLASEHLLELDPQNSGYYVLLSNIHAGAGEWSDVLKIRSRMKEKGVQKICGYSWIDVNGSTHMFFAADGSHPQSFEIYLILESLLLELKKQGYVPQPYLPRHPQVVVKT from the coding sequence ATGAGTGATATCAATGTGTTGGGTTCAAGAATTGCAGGGTTGTATGTTCTTTGTGGTAGCATCAGGGATGCTAGGAACTTGTTTTTCAGGCTTGAGTTGGGCTATGCACTTCCCTGGAATTGGATGATAAGAGGGTTTGTGATGTTGGGGTGGCATGATTTTGCATTGTTGTTTTACTTCATGATGTTGGGTAGTGGAGTCTCACCTGATAAATACACTTTCCCTTACATTATAAAAGCTTGTGGTGGTTCAAATAACGTTGCATTGGCTAAGATGGTGCATAACACAATTCGGCCAATAGGGATCGATGTGGACTTGTTTGTTGGTAGTGCCTTGATCAAGTTGTATGCAGATAATGGGTGTATTTATGATGCAAGGCAAGTGTTCGATGAATTGTCCGTAAGAGACTGCGTTTTGTGGAATGTCATGCTGAATGGTTATGTAACTAGCGGTGATTTTAACAATGCAATAGAAACTTTTCAGGAAATGAGGAATTGTTATATCAAGCCCAATTCAGTAACTTTTACTTGTATGTTATCATTATGCTCTACAAGAGGGATGTTTTATGTTGGTACTCAGCTTCATGGTCTTGTTATTCGTAGTGGGTTCCAGCATGATTCGCAGGTAGCAAACACGCTACTTTCCATGTATTCTAAATGTGGTAACCTTGTTGATGCACGTAGGTTATTTGATTCAATGCCACAGACTGATACAGTTACTTGGAATGGGTTGATTGCTGGATATGTGCAAAATGGATTGGCAGATGAGGCCTtaactttatttaatgcaatGATCTCTGCTAGTGTCAAACCAGATTCGATCACTTTCGCAAGTTTCCTTCCTTCTATTGTTGAATCTGGTAGTAGTAGTACCAAACATTGTAAAGAAATTCATGGTTATATAGTCCGGCACAGGATTCCTTTTGATGTTTATTTAAAGAGTTCACTTATTGACGTATACTTAAAGAATAGGGACGTGGATATGGCATGCAAGATTTTCCAGCAGAATACTTCAGTTGATGTTGCAGTTTGTACAGCTATGATCTCGGGCTATGTACTTAATGGTCTGTATATTGATGCTATAGATTTTTTTAGGTGGTTAGTTCAGAAGGGAATGGTGCCTAATTGCCTGACCATGGCTGCTGTTTTGCCGGCATGTGCTGCTTCGGCTTCTCTGAGATTAGGGAAAGAATTACATTGTGACATTCTGAAAAATCAACTTGATAGTGTGCTTCATGTGGGGTCTGCCATCACAGATATGTATTCAAAATGTGGAAGACTAGATCTTGCATATCAATTTTTCAGAAGGATGCCTGAAAGAGATAGTGTATGTTGGAACTCAATGATTGCAAGCTTCTCACAGAATGGTAAACCAGAAATGGCTATTAATATTTTTCGTGGAATGGGAAGGAGTGGAACCAAGTTTGATTCCGTGAGCCTATCATCTGCACTTTCTGCGAGTGCAAATATACCGGCACTCTATTCTGGGAAAGAGATGCACGGCTTTGTGATAAGAAATGCATTTACTTCTGACACTATTGTTGCAAGTGCACTGATAGACATGTATTCTAAATGTGGAAAATTAGCCATGGCTCAGTATGTGTTTGACCTGATGTACTGGAGGAATGAAATTTCATGGAATAGCATCATTGCTGCATATGGAAACCATGGTCACCCCAGGGAATGTCTCGATCTATTCCATGAAATGTTAAAAGCCGGGATTCACCCGGATCACGTTACTTTCCTTGTTATAATATCTGCTTGTGCTCATGCTGGCCTAGTTGATGAAGGCATATCATATTTCCGTTGCATGACTGAAAGTTATGGGATTTGTGCTAAGATGGAGCACTATGCATGCATGGTAGATTTGTATGGTCGAGCTGGTCGTTTGCACGAGGCATTCAATACTATAAAGAGCATGCCGCTTGCTCCGGACGCAGGTGTTTGGGGGACATTACTAGGAGCTTGTCGGGTTCATGGCAATGTTGAGTTGGCCAGACTAGCTTCCGAACATCTTCTGGAGTTAGACCCCCAAAATTCGGGGTACTATGTATTACTTTCGAATATACATGCCGGTGCAGGGGAGTGGTCAGATGTTCTTAAGATTCGAAGTCGAATGAAGGAAAAAGGAGTTCAGAAAATATGCGGATACAGCTGGATTGATGTGAACGGCAGCACCCATATGTTTTTTGCTGCCGATGGTAGTCACCCACAATCTTTTGAGATCTATTTGATTCTGGAGAGTCTTCTCCTTGAGTTAAAAAAGCAGGGTTATGTTCCTCAACCATACCTTCCACGGCATCCACAAGTCGTTGTAAAAACTTGA
- the LOC112733090 gene encoding cation-chloride cotransporter 1-like — protein MKKKGRGMSIFVSILDGDYHECAEDAKSACKQLTTYINYKNCEGMAEIVVAPNMSKGFRGIVQTMGLGNLKPNIVVMRYPEIWRWENLTEIPKTFVGIFNDCIVANKAVVIVKGLDEWPNEYQKQYGTIDLYWIVRDGGLMLLLLTKDSFESCKIQVFCIAEEDADVEVLKADVRKFLYDLRMQAEVFVIPISSQENGGSPQDESQMHVCMLCLFVSS, from the coding sequence ATGAAGAAGAAAGGTCGAGGAATGTCTATATTTGTCTCTATACTGGATGGAGACTACCATGAATGTGCTGAAGATGCCAAGTCTGCTTGTAAACAGCTCACTACCTACATTAATTACAAGAATTGTGAAGGTATGGCTGAGATTGTTGTCGCCCCTAATATGTCTAAAGGCTTTCGTGGTATCGTTCAGACAATGGGCCTTGGGAATCTCAAGCCAAACATTGTGGTGATGCGCTACCCAGAGATCTGGCGTTGGGAGAACTTAACAGAAATCCCCAAGACATTTGTTGGTATATTTAACGACTGCATTGTTGCAAACAAGGCAGTAGTCATAGTGAAGGGTCTTGATGAGTGGCCCAATGAGTACCAGAAGCAGTACGGCACGATTGACCTCTACTGGATTGTGAGAGATGGTGGTCTCATGCTGCTGCTTCTTACCAAGGACAGCTTTGAGAGTTGCAAAATTCAGGTTTTCTGCATTGCAGAAGAGGATGCAGATGTAGAAGTGCTGAAAGCTGATGTGAGAAAATTCCTTTATGATCTTCGGATGCAAGCAGAAGTCTTTGTCATTCCCATTTCTTCACAAGAAAATGGTGGGTCTCCCCAGGATGAGTCACAGATGCATGTTTGTATGCTATGCTTGTTTGTATCTTCCTAG
- the LOC112737768 gene encoding pentatricopeptide repeat-containing protein At4g21300 isoform X1, whose amino-acid sequence MYNRNLCSACTRTLSHVTASTSKFTVHADNYNYAIPKPRFPNAQQHPEPLTTQLESLFRSCSDSSLLPQVKQIHARVTVCGMSDINVLGSRIAGLYVLCGSIRDARNLFFRLELGYALPWNWMIRGFVMLGWHDFALLFYFMMLGSGVSPDKYTFPYIIKACGGSNNVALAKMVHNTIRPIGIDVDLFVGSALIKLYADNGCIYDARQVFDELSVRDCVLWNVMLNGYVTSGDFNNAIETFQEMRNCYIKPNSVTFTCMLSLCSTRGMFYVGTQLHGLVIRSGFQHDSQVANTLLSMYSKCGNLVDARRLFDSMPQTDTVTWNGLIAGYVQNGLADEALTLFNAMISASVKPDSITFASFLPSIVESGSSSTKHCKEIHGYIVRHRIPFDVYLKSSLIDVYLKNRDVDMACKIFQQNTSVDVAVCTAMISGYVLNGLYIDAIDFFRWLVQKGMVPNCLTMAAVLPACAASASLRLGKELHCDILKNQLDSVLHVGSAITDMYSKCGRLDLAYQFFRRMPERDSVCWNSMIASFSQNGKPEMAINIFRGMGRSGTKFDSVSLSSALSASANIPALYSGKEMHGFVIRNAFTSDTIVASALIDMYSKCGKLAMAQYVFDLMYWRNEISWNSIIAAYGNHGHPRECLDLFHEMLKAGIHPDHVTFLVIISACAHAGLVDEGISYFRCMTESYGICAKMEHYACMVDLYGRAGRLHEAFNTIKSMPLAPDAGVWGTLLGACRVHGNVELARLASEHLLELDPQNSGYYVLLSNIHAGAGEWSDVLKIRSRMKEKGVQKICGYSWIDVNGSTHMFFAADGSHPQSFEIYLILESLLLELKKQGYVPQPYLPRHPQVVVKT is encoded by the coding sequence ATGTACAACAGAAACCTTTGCTCTGCGTGCACCAGAACTCTCTCACATGTTACAGCTTCAACTTCCAAATTCACTGTGCACGCTGATAATTACAATTATGCCATCCCAAAACCCCGCTTTCCAAACGCACAACAACATCCAGAGCCTCTCACAACCCAATTGGAGTCTCTGTTCCGTTCTTGTTCTGATTCCTCTCTACTTCCACAGGTCAAGCAAATTCATGCTCGGGTCACTGTTTGTGGAATGAGTGATATCAATGTGTTGGGTTCAAGAATTGCAGGGTTGTATGTTCTTTGTGGTAGCATCAGGGATGCTAGGAACTTGTTTTTCAGGCTTGAGTTGGGCTATGCACTTCCCTGGAATTGGATGATAAGAGGGTTTGTGATGTTGGGGTGGCATGATTTTGCATTGTTGTTTTACTTCATGATGTTGGGTAGTGGAGTCTCACCTGATAAATACACTTTCCCTTACATTATAAAAGCTTGTGGTGGTTCAAATAACGTTGCATTGGCTAAGATGGTGCATAACACAATTCGGCCAATAGGGATCGATGTGGACTTGTTTGTTGGTAGTGCCTTGATCAAGTTGTATGCAGATAATGGGTGTATTTATGATGCAAGGCAAGTGTTCGATGAATTGTCCGTAAGAGACTGCGTTTTGTGGAATGTCATGCTGAATGGTTATGTAACTAGCGGTGATTTTAACAATGCAATAGAAACTTTTCAGGAAATGAGGAATTGTTATATCAAGCCCAATTCAGTAACTTTTACTTGTATGTTATCATTATGCTCTACAAGAGGGATGTTTTATGTTGGTACTCAGCTTCATGGTCTTGTTATTCGTAGTGGGTTCCAGCATGATTCGCAGGTAGCAAACACGCTACTTTCCATGTATTCTAAATGTGGTAACCTTGTTGATGCACGTAGGTTATTTGATTCAATGCCACAGACTGATACAGTTACTTGGAATGGGTTGATTGCTGGATATGTGCAAAATGGATTGGCAGATGAGGCCTtaactttatttaatgcaatGATCTCTGCTAGTGTCAAACCAGATTCGATCACTTTCGCAAGTTTCCTTCCTTCTATTGTTGAATCTGGTAGTAGTAGTACCAAACATTGTAAAGAAATTCATGGTTATATAGTCCGGCACAGGATTCCTTTTGATGTTTATTTAAAGAGTTCACTTATTGACGTATACTTAAAGAATAGGGACGTGGATATGGCATGCAAGATTTTCCAGCAGAATACTTCAGTTGATGTTGCAGTTTGTACAGCTATGATCTCGGGCTATGTACTTAATGGTCTGTATATTGATGCTATAGATTTTTTTAGGTGGTTAGTTCAGAAGGGAATGGTGCCTAATTGCCTGACCATGGCTGCTGTTTTGCCGGCATGTGCTGCTTCGGCTTCTCTGAGATTAGGGAAAGAATTACATTGTGACATTCTGAAAAATCAACTTGATAGTGTGCTTCATGTGGGGTCTGCCATCACAGATATGTATTCAAAATGTGGAAGACTAGATCTTGCATATCAATTTTTCAGAAGGATGCCTGAAAGAGATAGTGTATGTTGGAACTCAATGATTGCAAGCTTCTCACAGAATGGTAAACCAGAAATGGCTATTAATATTTTTCGTGGAATGGGAAGGAGTGGAACCAAGTTTGATTCCGTGAGCCTATCATCTGCACTTTCTGCGAGTGCAAATATACCGGCACTCTATTCTGGGAAAGAGATGCACGGCTTTGTGATAAGAAATGCATTTACTTCTGACACTATTGTTGCAAGTGCACTGATAGACATGTATTCTAAATGTGGAAAATTAGCCATGGCTCAGTATGTGTTTGACCTGATGTACTGGAGGAATGAAATTTCATGGAATAGCATCATTGCTGCATATGGAAACCATGGTCACCCCAGGGAATGTCTCGATCTATTCCATGAAATGTTAAAAGCCGGGATTCACCCGGATCACGTTACTTTCCTTGTTATAATATCTGCTTGTGCTCATGCTGGCCTAGTTGATGAAGGCATATCATATTTCCGTTGCATGACTGAAAGTTATGGGATTTGTGCTAAGATGGAGCACTATGCATGCATGGTAGATTTGTATGGTCGAGCTGGTCGTTTGCACGAGGCATTCAATACTATAAAGAGCATGCCGCTTGCTCCGGACGCAGGTGTTTGGGGGACATTACTAGGAGCTTGTCGGGTTCATGGCAATGTTGAGTTGGCCAGACTAGCTTCCGAACATCTTCTGGAGTTAGACCCCCAAAATTCGGGGTACTATGTATTACTTTCGAATATACATGCCGGTGCAGGGGAGTGGTCAGATGTTCTTAAGATTCGAAGTCGAATGAAGGAAAAAGGAGTTCAGAAAATATGCGGATACAGCTGGATTGATGTGAACGGCAGCACCCATATGTTTTTTGCTGCCGATGGTAGTCACCCACAATCTTTTGAGATCTATTTGATTCTGGAGAGTCTTCTCCTTGAGTTAAAAAAGCAGGGTTATGTTCCTCAACCATACCTTCCACGGCATCCACAAGTCGTTGTAAAAACTTGA